The proteins below are encoded in one region of Opisthocomus hoazin isolate bOpiHoa1 chromosome 24, bOpiHoa1.hap1, whole genome shotgun sequence:
- the CXCR5 gene encoding C-X-C chemokine receptor type 5 yields MGPVSYSSETYDLSQVELSGYYEAENTTPSLEGYFCFNPASSVVGNQRDPFRKVFMPLIYLLMFVLGTVGNALVLVILERFKRSRTTTENFLFHLTLANLALLLTFPFSVVESLAGWVFGKFLCKILSAVHKINFYCSSMLLGCIAVDRYLAIVYAIHTYRKRRARSIHLTCAAVWLCSLLLTLPDLIFMEVWTDDSNRSICYFPEVGIDGNNVWLATRFLYHTVGFFVPLLVMCYCYTAIVRALCQSQRLQRQKAVRVAILVTGVFLLCWSPYHIVIFLNTLTKLEAFTKNCLLEDQLDTAIMVTEAIGFTHCCLNPILYAFIGVKFRNDFFRILQELGCISQETLQKILEVTRKGSGIESDNTTSVSTF; encoded by the exons ATGGGGCCCGTCAGCTACTCATCAGAGACCTATGACTTG AGCCAGGTGGAGCTGAGCGGTTACTATGAAGCTGAGAACACCACCCCTTCTTTGGAGGGCTACTTTTGCTTCAACCCAGCCTCATCCGTGGTCGGCAACCAGAGAGACCCCTTCAGAAAGGTCTTCATGCCCCTCatctatctgctgatgttcgtgTTGGGGACTGTGGGCAATGCCCTGGTCCTGGTCATTCTGGAGAGGTTCAAGAGGTCTCGCACTACAACGGAAAACTTCCTCTTCCACCTCACCCTGGCCAACCTGGCACTGTTGCTCACCTTCCCCTTCAGCGTGGTGGAGAGCTTGGCCGGGTGGGTATTTGGGAAGTTCCTCTGCAAGATCCTCAGTGCTGTCCACAAGATCAATTTCTACTGCAGTAGCATGCTGCTGGGGTGCATTGCGGTGGACCGCTACCTGGCCATCGTTTATGCAATCCACACCTACCGCAAACGCAGAGCTCGCTCCATCCACCTCACCTGCGCGGCTGTCTGGCTCTGCTCGCTGCTTTTGACCTTACCCGATCTCATCTTCATGGAAGTCTGGACAGACGACAGCAATCGCAGCATTTGCTATTTTCCAGAGGTTGGGATCGACGGCAACAACGTCTGGCTAGCGACCCGCTTCCTCTACCACACCGTGGGCTTCTTTGTGCCCCTGCTGGTCATGTGTTACTGCTACACGGCCATCGTCCGGGCTCTGTGTCAGTCCCAGCGCCTACAGAGGCAAAAAGCTGTCCGTGTGGCCATCCTGGTCACAGGCGTCTTCCTGCTCTGCTGGAGCCCGTATCACATTGTCATCTTCCTCAACACGCTTACCAAGCTAGAAGCCTTCACCAAGAACTGCCTCCTGGAAGACCAGCTGGACACGGCCATCATGGTGACAGAGGCCATCGGCTTCACGCACTGCTGCCTCAACCCCATCCTCTACGCCTTCATTGGCGTCAAGTTCCGCAACGACTTCTTCCGGATCCTGCAGGAGCTTGGCTGCATAAGCCAGGAGACCCTGCAGAAGATCCTGGAGGTGACGAGGAAGGGCAGTGGGATCGAGTCTGACAACACCACCTCTGTCTCCACTTTCTAG